The nucleotide sequence TGTGGCGGCCCCAGGCCCAGCAGCAGAAACGCCGGGAGCAGATGCTCAAAGGTCTCAAGAAGGGGGACCGGGTGGTGACGGTGGGCGGGATCCACGGCGAGATCACCGCCATCAAGGACGACACGCTCACCGTCCGGATCGCCGACAAGGTCGAGGTCCGCATGAGCCGCTCAGGGGTCAGTCACGTTAAGGGCAAGGAGGAGGCGTGAGGGTTTGCCCGAGCGGGTGAGGCTGGAGCAAGTGCGGGCCCACCCTCTCATCGGCGCGCTCATCCGGGCATCCAACGAGCACCTGGCCGCCCAGGGCTTCACCGAGCACGGCCAGCGCCATGCGGAGCTCGTCGCCCGGGTGAGCCGCAACGTGATGACGCACCTGGACCGCAGCCAGCGGGAGGCGGAGCTCGCTGAGATAGCGGGCTACACCCACGACATCGGCAACGCGATCGCCCGGGAGGCGCACGGCCAGGTGGGGGCGGCCGTCCTGGTCCAGGTCCTCTCGGAGCTGGGGATGGATCCTTACGAAATCGCCGTCGTCGCGGGGGCCGTCGGCAACCACGAGGAAGAGGTGGGCCAGCCCGTCAACCCGGTCTCGGCGGCGCTGATCCTGGCCGACAAGAGCGACGTGCACAAAAGCCGCGTCCAGAACCCCGACCGGGCCCGCTTCGACATCCACGACCGGGTCAACTATGCGGTACAGAAGTCGTTCTTGCGGGTGCACCAGCCGGAGCACGTGGTCCAGCTCGAGCTCGAAGTGGACACCTCCATCATCCCGCTCATGGAGTACTTCGAGATCTTCCTCACCCGCATGCTGATGTGCCGGCGGGCGGCCGAGTTCCTGGGATGCCGCTTCCAGCTCCAGATGAACGGGGTCCGGCTGCTGTGAGGGGTGCACCGTCCCGGCGGCGAGGGGTTGCAGGACGCGCCGTGAAGGCGTTTGACCGGGATCGTGGGCAGGGACTATAATACGGCCTGTGCGCGTGGCAGAGGGCGTCCGCACCGGTCCAAGCGCGCACCGTTGAGGAGGACAGCGTGTGAGTTCGGTGAAACTGTGGAGAACGCTCCTCATTCTGGCAGTGGTAGCCGTTGCCGGGGTGCTCCTGCTCACGCGCCCGTTCCGCCTGGGCCTGGACTTGCAGGGCGGGACGCACGTCGTGCTGGAGGCGGAGCCGTCGCCCGGTATCGGGACGGTCGACGACCAGACCATGCAGCGGGCCCTGGCCATCGTCGAGCGGCGCGTCAACGGGCTCGGGATCGCGGAGCCCATCGTCCAGCGTCAGGGCCAGCGGCGGATCATCGTGGAGCTGCCGGGGATCGACAACCCGCAGCAGGCGATCCAGACCATCGGCAAGACCGCGCTGTTGGAGTTCAAGAGCCCGACGGGTGAGACGGTGCTGACGGGAGCCGATCTGGCCACGGCCAGCTTGAGCCGGGACCAGTTCGGGCGCCCGGCGGTCGCCATCGAGTTCAAACCGGAAGGCGCGCGCAAGTTCGCCGATCTCACCACGCGTTACGTGGGCCAGGTCATCCCGATCCTGCTCGACGGGCAGCCCATCTCGACGCCGGTCGTGCGTACGCCCATCCCGGACGGCAAGGCGCAGATCGAGGGCGACTTCACCGTCGAGGAGGCCAGGCACCTGGTGGTCCAGCTCAACGCCGGCGCGCTGCCCGTGCCGCTCAAGGTGGCCGAGGTGCGCACCGTGGGGCCGACCTTGGGCCGTGAGTCGATCGACCAAAGCCTGCGGGCGGGTATCGTGGGAGCAGCGCTCGTGTTCCTCTACATGTTGCTCTACTACCGCCTGCCGGGCGGCATCGCCGATCTGGCCCTGGCGGCTTACATCATCATCCTCCTCGGGGCCATGGTGGGGTTACAGGCGACGCTGACGTTGCCGGGCATCGCGGGGCTCGTGCTCTCAACGGGCATGGGGGTGGACGGGAACGTCCTGGTCCTCGAGCGGATCCGGGAAGCCCTGCGAGAGGGCAAGCGCGTGCGGGCGGCCATGGACGAAGGGTTCAAGGGTTCCCTTCGGACCATCCTCGACGGCAACGTCACCGTGCTGATCGCGGCGGCGGCGTTGTTCTACTTCGGAACGGGTCCCATCCGGGGCTTCGGGGTCACGTTGACCCTCGGTATCGTGGCAAGCATGTTCACGCAGATAGTGTTGACCCGCCTGCTCCTCTCGATCTACATCGACCGGGATCCTGAGCGGGCAGCGCGGCAACTGCTGCCTGGAGGGGCGGGCGTCTCCCAATGATCAAGGCCAGCAGAGTGGGTGGGGCAGCCCGAGCGGCGGAGCCGACCGCGTCTCCGGCCCGAGTGTACCCGTTCATGAGGTACCGAGCCTGGTACCTGGGGCTGACGGCGATCCTCCTGGCGGCAGCCGTCGTCGTGATCGTGACGAAAGGCTTCGTGCTCGGGATCGACTTCACCGGAGGGACGCTCCTGGAGCGGGGCATGCCACGCCCGGTGACGGCCGCCGAGGTCAGCACGGTGCTGCGGGGGCCAGAGCTCGCGGATCTCAGGCTGGAGGGATCCATCGTGCAGCCCCTGGACGGCGGCCGGGCGGTGCTGATCCGGACCTCCGAGCTCAATCAAGCTCAGATCCGGCGGGTCGACGAGGCCCTCAGGAACGCGTTCGGATCCGGCGTCACCGACCGGCGCACCGAGGTGGTCGGGCCCGTCGTGGGCCGCGAGCTCGTCAAGCAGGCGCTGATCGGGTTACTGCTGGCTTCGGGCGGGATCCTCGTCTACGTGACGGCACGCTACGAGTACCGCTTCGGCGTTGCCGCCATTGCGGCTCTCCTGCATGACGGGCTCGTGATCGTGGGCCTCTACTCCCTGCTGGGGATGGAGGTCAACGTGTCGACCGTGGCCGTGGTGCTTACCATCCTGGGCTACTCGGTCAACGACACCATCGTGATCTTCGACCGGATCCGGGAGAAATTGGGCAAGGCCGGGCGGCGCAAGGACTTCGACCGGCTGGCGGACGAGGCCATCACCGAGACGCTGCCACGCACCCTCAACACGGCGGGCGCCACGCTGGTCACGGTCCTGGCGCTTCTGCTGCTGGGCGGTGCCACCATCCACGACTTCGCGCTGGGGCTGTTCGTGGGCATCGCATCGGGTACCTACTCGTCGGTGTTCGTGGCCAGCGCCCTGTGGGTGGTGTGGCGCCTGGCCGACCTGAGGCGGAGCAGCCGCCGGGCCCGGGCGGCCGCCTGATCGCCGCCCAGGCCTGGCCAGGAGCCGAGGGCTCGAGGGGACGGCCGGGGGAGGCGTCCCCGGGCAGGACGGTGGCCGGTCGCTGGGGGCAGGTGAACCGTGAGCCGTTCACGGCCTGCCGGTGAGCCACGACATCTGGATCGGGAGGTGCCGGGGCTGTCACGACCGCTCCGGCACCTGCGCCGTTACCGGCAGGTGGCCGAGGTGCTCGCCCGGCACGGCTTCGCCGTGGTGCTGGAAAGCCTCGGGCTTCGCCGGCTGCTTCCTGCCTGGCATCGCACTGCACCGGCCGCCGGCGGGCCCGTGCACCTGCGGCAGGCGCTGGAGGAACTGGGGCCCACCTTCATCAAGCTGGGGCAGGTGCTGAGCCTGCGGGCGGATCTGCTCCCCCGCGAGTACGTCGAGGAGCTCGCCCGCCTGCAAGACCGGGTGGCTCCCGAACCTTTCGAGCTGAGCCGCAAGACCATCGAGGAGGAGCTCGGGGCTCCCGTCGAGCGGCTCTTCGCGCGGCTCGACCCCCACCCCATGGCCTCGGCCTCGTTGGGCCAGGTGTACGAAGGGACCCTGCCCACGGGCGAGGCGATCGTGGTGAAGGTGCTGCGCGCCGGGGTGGAGGAACAGGTCCGGACCGACCTGGAGATCATCGACGACCTGGCGAAACTGGCCCGGGAGCGCCTGGCCGAACGTCTGATCGATCCGGTGCGGCTGGCGGAGGAGTTCGCCCGTATCATGCGGCGTGAACTCGACTACCGGTTCGAGGCCCGCCACATCCAGCGGTTCCGTCACAACTTCCGCCACGACCGGCGCATCCGCATCCCCAGGGTGTACGACGCGCTCAGCGGCCGGCGAGTGCTGACGCTCGAGCGGCTCTGGGGGGTCAAGATCTCCGAGTGGGACCGGCTGCAGCAAATGGGCGTCGACCGGCGCGCCCTGGCCCGCACGGGGGCGCAGATCTTCTTGAAGATGGTGCTGGTCGATCACTTCTTCCACGGTGACCCCCACCCCGGCAACCTGCTGGTCGAGCCCGACGGCCGGCTCGGGGTGCTGGACTACGGGATGGTTGCGGCGCTCCGCCCTCAAACGACCGAGCAGCTGGTGCGGGTCTTCC is from Limnochorda sp. L945t and encodes:
- the secF gene encoding protein translocase subunit SecF, whose product is MRYRAWYLGLTAILLAAAVVVIVTKGFVLGIDFTGGTLLERGMPRPVTAAEVSTVLRGPELADLRLEGSIVQPLDGGRAVLIRTSELNQAQIRRVDEALRNAFGSGVTDRRTEVVGPVVGRELVKQALIGLLLASGGILVYVTARYEYRFGVAAIAALLHDGLVIVGLYSLLGMEVNVSTVAVVLTILGYSVNDTIVIFDRIREKLGKAGRRKDFDRLADEAITETLPRTLNTAGATLVTVLALLLLGGATIHDFALGLFVGIASGTYSSVFVASALWVVWRLADLRRSSRRARAAA
- the secD gene encoding protein translocase subunit SecD, with the protein product MSSVKLWRTLLILAVVAVAGVLLLTRPFRLGLDLQGGTHVVLEAEPSPGIGTVDDQTMQRALAIVERRVNGLGIAEPIVQRQGQRRIIVELPGIDNPQQAIQTIGKTALLEFKSPTGETVLTGADLATASLSRDQFGRPAVAIEFKPEGARKFADLTTRYVGQVIPILLDGQPISTPVVRTPIPDGKAQIEGDFTVEEARHLVVQLNAGALPVPLKVAEVRTVGPTLGRESIDQSLRAGIVGAALVFLYMLLYYRLPGGIADLALAAYIIILLGAMVGLQATLTLPGIAGLVLSTGMGVDGNVLVLERIREALREGKRVRAAMDEGFKGSLRTILDGNVTVLIAAAALFYFGTGPIRGFGVTLTLGIVASMFTQIVLTRLLLSIYIDRDPERAARQLLPGGAGVSQ
- a CDS encoding ABC1 kinase family protein → MSRSRPAGEPRHLDREVPGLSRPLRHLRRYRQVAEVLARHGFAVVLESLGLRRLLPAWHRTAPAAGGPVHLRQALEELGPTFIKLGQVLSLRADLLPREYVEELARLQDRVAPEPFELSRKTIEEELGAPVERLFARLDPHPMASASLGQVYEGTLPTGEAIVVKVLRAGVEEQVRTDLEIIDDLAKLARERLAERLIDPVRLAEEFARIMRRELDYRFEARHIQRFRHNFRHDRRIRIPRVYDALSGRRVLTLERLWGVKISEWDRLQQMGVDRRALARTGAQIFLKMVLVDHFFHGDPHPGNLLVEPDGRLGVLDYGMVAALRPQTTEQLVRVFLAVVRQDAEGAVRGMRRMGIVPPGADTQRLVGDLEDLIARNYGRPISELVLADVVRDSLDVAYQHRLVLPSELLLLARALLLLDGLGRQLDPSFNPLEVAVPFARRLVLRRLTLRRQAQMLLAPLQEVVEVVRTLPQRVDRLLEQAETGRLAVRWRPDGYEVPLRRLERAVNRLATALLAGGLAIAGALLWDETGPRLAGIHVAAGLALVASIGLSAGLFWGIWRSGRL
- a CDS encoding HD domain-containing protein → MPERVRLEQVRAHPLIGALIRASNEHLAAQGFTEHGQRHAELVARVSRNVMTHLDRSQREAELAEIAGYTHDIGNAIAREAHGQVGAAVLVQVLSELGMDPYEIAVVAGAVGNHEEEVGQPVNPVSAALILADKSDVHKSRVQNPDRARFDIHDRVNYAVQKSFLRVHQPEHVVQLELEVDTSIIPLMEYFEIFLTRMLMCRRAAEFLGCRFQLQMNGVRLL
- the yajC gene encoding preprotein translocase subunit YajC; translation: MTPIWLAASQEQAQGSVLSLILFLVIPFVFFYLLLWRPQAQQQKRREQMLKGLKKGDRVVTVGGIHGEITAIKDDTLTVRIADKVEVRMSRSGVSHVKGKEEA